One region of Novipirellula artificiosorum genomic DNA includes:
- a CDS encoding lactonase family protein, translating into MTSFNSGRFVVGAFVWLLTWHATGQAEEPSYLTTGTPIRLLSANDGATVIQLDENGLFDRTKTISDSITVIDLDRDEPPSVRTVFETVPVTITGPPHMAMSKDGRLGFVTNHSWQPDDPTCLTTDYSTLPADRQNVLSVIDLDSPNLTVSQTIELPPHPWHVRMHPDGQHVIVTCWREFCVYKIVGKELELARTNPTPFIQVGFDISPKGDRIIATALSHDYTENDCGKDVDVQVYLFSVDGDRIEFLHQVKMSPKLGSIDGPFAPRFSPDGKRVLFMNGAGVPNKGVLDAVLSIDMTLEQPAVTEAIPQVADGLESLAIHPDGDMAVVTCLGNTANYNATQAFSRLAIIDLKSKPMRMLAQIPVEAGPQGIEFSPTGDKLFVGCAFAHHVAVYDVEGFRLIRSPYILPTGHGHASLAIGPQPNE; encoded by the coding sequence ATGACTAGCTTCAACTCAGGACGCTTTGTGGTGGGTGCCTTCGTCTGGCTTTTGACATGGCACGCAACCGGTCAAGCAGAGGAACCTTCGTACTTAACAACAGGGACACCCATTCGACTATTGAGCGCAAATGATGGCGCTACAGTCATTCAGCTAGATGAAAACGGATTATTTGACCGCACCAAAACCATTTCGGACTCGATTACGGTCATCGACCTTGACCGGGACGAACCACCGAGTGTTCGAACAGTTTTCGAGACTGTCCCCGTCACGATTACCGGACCGCCGCATATGGCGATGTCGAAAGACGGACGACTGGGATTCGTCACCAACCATAGCTGGCAACCGGACGATCCAACGTGTCTCACAACCGACTACAGCACGCTTCCTGCCGACCGGCAGAATGTACTGAGCGTCATCGACCTTGATTCGCCCAACTTGACAGTATCACAAACGATTGAATTGCCTCCACATCCTTGGCACGTTCGGATGCATCCCGACGGTCAACACGTCATCGTCACCTGTTGGCGGGAATTTTGCGTCTACAAGATCGTCGGAAAAGAACTCGAGTTGGCTAGAACGAATCCGACGCCATTCATACAGGTCGGTTTCGATATTAGCCCAAAGGGTGACCGAATCATCGCTACGGCTCTGAGCCATGATTACACGGAAAATGACTGCGGAAAAGACGTTGACGTACAGGTCTACCTTTTCTCAGTAGACGGTGATCGCATCGAGTTTTTGCATCAGGTCAAGATGTCTCCGAAACTTGGAAGTATCGACGGGCCGTTTGCTCCCCGCTTCAGCCCAGATGGCAAGCGTGTGTTGTTTATGAATGGGGCGGGCGTCCCCAACAAAGGAGTGCTTGACGCCGTTCTGAGTATTGACATGACACTCGAACAGCCCGCTGTCACGGAAGCCATACCCCAAGTTGCCGATGGGCTTGAGAGCCTCGCGATCCATCCCGATGGTGACATGGCCGTCGTCACCTGTCTTGGAAACACTGCGAATTATAATGCAACCCAAGCCTTTTCCCGTCTGGCCATTATCGATTTAAAGAGCAAGCCCATGCGAATGCTCGCTCAGATACCTGTCGAGGCTGGGCCACAAGGGATTGAGTTTTCGCCAACGGGCGACAAATTGTTCGTCGGTTGCGCATTTGCCCACCATGTCGCGGTATACGATGTTGAGGGCTTTCGATTGATCCGGTCTCCGTACATCCTGCCAACGGGCCACGGCCACGCATCGCTGGCCATTGGTCCACAGCCCAACGAGTAG
- a CDS encoding protein kinase domain-containing protein yields MSQTRPNEQEIFDVARQMDSPELRASYLKQVCVDDKALESRLVELLAIHDADDSLLDKAPGGLGATVGLDPMEDHSGDCIGNYHLLQKIGEGGFGVVYMAEQTKPIPRKVALKIIKPGMDSKEVIARFESERQALAMMNHPNIANVLDGGRTPDGRPYFVMELVRGVSLTDFCDKKKLSLNERLALFMDVCVAIQHAHQKGVIHRDLKPANVMVTLHDGKPVVKVIDFGVAKAINQQLTEKTLFTRYGQMVGTPQYMSPEQAEMSGLDVDTRSDIYSLGVMLYELLVGTTPLTKEAFREVGYVEMQKLICEGELAPPTNRLSTTGQQQLLDIADHRGVSPEKLTSRIRGDLEWVVMKTLEKERDRRYASPLELSREIDRYLNNHPVEAHAPSIGYRAKKYIHRHRGLVAAVTSIISVLSLAVVFSTSMLLLTLQSLENEAAHRVRAEEERAAKEDAFDKVEKLASQLADQLYASQIEQVETLIETGDLRAAKNVLDLCSDNHRDWEWDHLSLLCKERSRRLFTVPGEQDPQFFNNRKSFLNIGVQDSGCVINSWSTETGEVVETMELPTTDMLTMVALHPDDRTIAVGTNTGDVFLADFDSKKILHQLSGVNSQRVDGIAFNPNGKSFAASGGGGEFNIWEVSTGKLLHKLNFSGGTRNIAYDPTGNFVTCGRTPNGGDCVFRVWDAETMEVCHEQDFVNGSFRAVDFSDDGQWLAVGHSGTGAHLLRVGTWEEEAILSNATGDYQSVNFSPKSDLVAAGEQGMVSVWDIQTGQIEFEFNVEHQKSWWMSFSPDQDKLAVFGTGSERKTIVFSLEDSSAVDSEEISQRSKYQLLGMNDKYLDIGKFSNDGTLYANGGANWTVKVWETTSGRDLATLYGHRSNLVGLTLSPDNTRVYSVDETGVLIAWNLATHQQLWMLALRTPHRYISWKALECSPDGSLLYAGTSKGSVAVIDTLKGIVSKQLNGKLSDEICHLALSPDGKKLVASAGNKKGGLLEFWDLTTEEVYGKLDVGWDISCLSMSPDSSKVLAVTSKGISIVNLDRPKIDRFRNARGTRFWKAKFTPSGQRIIASQFGTCSVLDLDGELLFDWQIPKCYDPSVSSKGTVAVSGLEGIVWLFEQNPSESGQRDFYASVHQAISIAVDSGLAEETIRRLDEIENLQDDVRDEAVRWVRKRGDDPIRLSDQSHEILLNREVDQYPSALKYALAADAAIPDCTEFLAAIGIAHYRNGNLDEAAAVLGRLREIDWDLRKPTTFDRWIDYPLDAHVFAVLAMAERELGNQDQAKECLEIAIQRLGGKESGKYPVHEIVEEAKQLLAGT; encoded by the coding sequence ATGAGCCAAACTCGCCCGAACGAACAGGAAATCTTTGACGTTGCTCGCCAAATGGATTCGCCAGAGTTGCGTGCATCCTATTTGAAACAGGTGTGTGTCGACGACAAGGCACTGGAAAGCCGATTGGTGGAATTGTTGGCAATCCACGATGCGGATGACAGCCTATTGGATAAGGCTCCTGGTGGCCTGGGCGCCACGGTTGGACTGGATCCGATGGAAGACCATTCTGGCGATTGCATCGGCAACTATCATTTGCTGCAGAAAATCGGCGAAGGCGGGTTTGGCGTTGTCTACATGGCAGAACAAACGAAACCAATCCCGCGAAAAGTGGCTCTAAAGATCATCAAGCCTGGCATGGATTCCAAGGAGGTCATCGCCAGATTCGAATCCGAGCGACAAGCCCTGGCGATGATGAATCATCCCAACATCGCAAATGTGCTTGATGGCGGTCGAACTCCTGACGGTCGACCCTACTTCGTCATGGAACTGGTGCGTGGGGTATCGCTGACGGATTTTTGTGACAAGAAAAAGCTCTCACTGAATGAGCGGTTGGCATTGTTCATGGACGTTTGTGTCGCCATTCAGCATGCTCATCAGAAGGGCGTCATCCATCGTGACCTCAAGCCTGCAAACGTCATGGTCACACTGCATGACGGCAAACCCGTCGTAAAGGTCATTGACTTTGGCGTCGCCAAAGCGATCAACCAGCAGCTTACGGAAAAGACGCTTTTCACTCGCTACGGGCAGATGGTCGGAACGCCTCAGTACATGAGCCCGGAGCAGGCGGAGATGAGCGGCTTGGATGTTGACACACGAAGCGACATCTATTCGCTGGGCGTCATGCTGTACGAATTGCTGGTTGGTACGACTCCGTTGACAAAAGAAGCCTTCCGAGAAGTTGGCTATGTCGAGATGCAAAAACTGATTTGCGAAGGAGAGCTTGCACCTCCCACGAACCGTTTGAGCACGACGGGGCAACAACAGCTTTTGGACATTGCTGATCACCGCGGCGTATCGCCGGAGAAGCTAACCAGCAGGATTCGCGGAGATCTTGAATGGGTCGTCATGAAGACCTTGGAAAAGGAACGTGATCGGCGCTACGCATCGCCCCTGGAACTCAGTCGGGAAATCGACCGATACCTCAACAACCATCCCGTCGAAGCGCACGCACCATCGATCGGCTACCGAGCCAAAAAATACATCCACCGTCACCGCGGACTTGTTGCCGCTGTGACCTCGATCATCAGCGTTCTTTCCTTGGCTGTGGTGTTCAGCACTAGCATGTTGCTGCTTACTTTGCAGTCTTTGGAAAATGAAGCTGCCCATCGCGTAAGAGCGGAGGAAGAAAGAGCCGCAAAAGAGGATGCGTTTGATAAGGTGGAAAAGCTTGCTAGCCAACTCGCAGATCAACTGTATGCCTCACAGATTGAGCAAGTAGAGACGCTCATTGAAACAGGTGACTTAAGGGCGGCGAAAAATGTGTTAGATTTGTGCTCCGATAACCACCGTGATTGGGAATGGGATCACCTTTCATTGCTTTGTAAGGAGCGTAGCAGACGTCTCTTCACGGTCCCTGGGGAACAAGATCCCCAATTCTTCAACAATAGAAAGAGCTTTCTCAATATAGGTGTTCAAGATTCCGGGTGCGTGATCAATTCATGGAGCACTGAAACCGGGGAAGTTGTGGAAACGATGGAGTTACCAACAACCGACATGCTGACGATGGTTGCCCTGCATCCAGACGACCGCACAATTGCAGTCGGAACCAATACGGGAGATGTGTTTCTCGCGGACTTCGACAGCAAAAAAATTCTACACCAACTCTCAGGTGTCAATTCCCAACGCGTTGATGGGATTGCCTTTAATCCCAACGGAAAGTCATTTGCAGCATCAGGAGGGGGGGGAGAGTTCAATATATGGGAGGTCAGCACAGGTAAACTTCTCCACAAACTTAATTTTAGTGGCGGAACCCGCAATATCGCTTATGACCCAACAGGGAACTTTGTGACATGCGGACGAACACCCAATGGAGGCGATTGCGTGTTCAGGGTTTGGGATGCCGAAACGATGGAAGTGTGTCATGAGCAAGACTTCGTCAATGGTAGTTTTCGGGCTGTTGATTTTAGCGATGATGGCCAGTGGCTTGCTGTAGGACATTCAGGCACTGGAGCTCATCTCCTGCGTGTCGGCACATGGGAGGAGGAAGCAATACTCTCGAACGCAACGGGGGACTATCAGTCCGTCAATTTCAGCCCCAAGAGCGATTTGGTTGCAGCCGGTGAGCAGGGAATGGTATCCGTTTGGGATATCCAAACGGGACAGATTGAATTCGAGTTCAACGTAGAGCATCAAAAATCATGGTGGATGTCGTTCAGTCCTGACCAAGATAAGTTGGCTGTTTTTGGGACCGGTAGTGAGCGAAAGACAATTGTATTTAGCTTGGAAGACTCCTCCGCCGTTGATTCGGAGGAAATTAGCCAACGTTCTAAGTACCAACTTCTCGGAATGAACGACAAGTATTTGGATATTGGGAAATTCAGCAACGATGGAACACTCTACGCCAACGGTGGGGCCAACTGGACAGTCAAAGTTTGGGAAACGACCAGCGGGCGAGATCTGGCAACGCTCTATGGTCATCGTTCAAACCTTGTGGGGCTGACTCTTTCTCCAGATAACACCAGGGTCTATTCTGTTGACGAGACAGGCGTTTTGATCGCATGGAATCTCGCCACTCACCAGCAACTATGGATGCTTGCGCTGCGAACACCCCACCGATACATCTCGTGGAAAGCACTGGAATGCAGTCCAGATGGTTCGCTTCTTTATGCCGGTACGTCTAAAGGATCCGTTGCGGTCATCGATACGTTGAAAGGGATCGTCAGCAAGCAACTGAACGGAAAACTCTCCGATGAAATCTGTCATTTGGCTCTTTCGCCCGATGGAAAGAAACTAGTTGCCAGTGCGGGAAACAAAAAGGGAGGATTGCTTGAGTTTTGGGATCTAACGACAGAAGAGGTGTATGGCAAGCTCGATGTCGGATGGGACATTTCATGCCTCTCAATGTCCCCAGATTCATCCAAGGTTTTGGCTGTAACATCGAAAGGGATCTCAATCGTCAATCTAGATCGCCCCAAAATAGATAGATTTCGGAATGCACGTGGAACACGTTTTTGGAAAGCAAAGTTTACGCCAAGTGGTCAACGAATAATTGCATCCCAATTTGGAACATGCAGCGTGCTCGATCTAGACGGGGAATTGCTATTTGATTGGCAAATTCCAAAATGTTACGATCCAAGTGTTTCGAGTAAGGGGACCGTCGCGGTTAGCGGACTGGAGGGAATTGTTTGGCTCTTTGAGCAGAATCCCAGCGAATCCGGACAAAGGGATTTCTACGCTAGTGTGCATCAGGCTATTTCGATTGCCGTTGACAGCGGGCTTGCAGAGGAAACGATTCGTCGGCTCGATGAAATTGAGAACCTACAAGATGATGTGAGGGACGAGGCAGTTCGCTGGGTCCGAAAACGCGGTGATGATCCAATTCGGTTGAGCGATCAAAGTCACGAAATACTGCTGAACCGCGAGGTTGACCAATATCCTTCGGCTCTCAAGTATGCTTTAGCTGCAGATGCGGCTATCCCCGACTGCACCGAGTTTTTGGCGGCTATTGGAATTGCTCATTACCGTAATGGTAATTTGGATGAAGCGGCAGCCGTCCTCGGGAGACTTAGGGAGATCGATTGGGACCTTCGAAAGCCCACAACTTTTGATCGTTGGATCGACTATCCGTTAGATGCTCACGTGTTTGCGGTGCTTGCGATGGCGGAACGAGAACTGGGTAACCAAGATCAAGCTAAAGAATGCCTGGAAATCGCAATCCAGCGACTCGGTGGCAAAGAGTCTGGAAAATACCCGGTGCACGAGATCGTTGAGGAAGCTAAACAACTTCTTGCAGGGACTTGA